TGAAAGAAGAAAGGCTTGATGTAACGCTTCCTGGATACAAAATGGGAGTAGGAACAATTCATCCCATTAGCTTGGTTTTAAACGAAATAAGGGAGATCTTTGGTGGCTTAGGGTACTCTGTAGCTGAAGGTCCAGAAATAGAGAGTGACTATTATAACTTCGAAGCACTAAATTTACCAAAGGATCATCCGGCAAGAGATATGCAGGACTCTTTCTATATAACCCCAGAAGTATTGCTAAGAACCCATACATCTCCAGTTCAGGTAAGGGTAATGGAAAAAGTTGCTCCAAAGGTGCCGGTAAGAATAATTGCACCTGGAAAGGTTTATCGAAGAGACGATGATGCTACTCACTCACCAATGTTTCACCAGGTTGAGGGATTATTAATTGATAGAGAAGTAACCTTGGGAGATTTAAAGGGTACCCTGCTGGCCTTTGCAAAAGCCATGTTTGGAGAAAGGGTTGAAATTCGCTTGAGGCCTAGTTATTTTCCCTTTACAGAACCGAGTGCTGAAGTTGATATTTCTTGTGTTATGTGTCATGGCTCAGGATGCAGAGTATGTTCAGGCACTGGTTGGTTAGAAATACTGGGAAGCGGTATGGTACATCCAAGGGTATTGGAAATGTCAGGCTATGATCCTGAAAAGGTAAGGGGATTTGCTTTTGGAATGGGTGTGGAAAGAATTGCCATGTTAAAGTACGGGATTAATGATTTACGTCTATTCTTTGACAATGACATTAGATTTTTAAAACAGTTTAAATAGGAGGAATATAGGGTGAGAGTTTCTTTAAATTGGGTAAGAGAGTATGTAAATATCAGTATCACCCCTGAAGAATTGGCGGAAGCCTTAACACGGGCTGGTATTGCAGTTGATACAATTGAGTATTTGGGCCATGAAATTTCAGAAATATTCGTAGGACAAATCAAGGAAGCTGAGCAGCACCCAAATGCTGACAAACTAACACTTTGTACAGTTGATGTAAATGAACAATACAAGGATTTACAAATTGTATGTGGAGCACCAAATGTTAGAAAAGGTCAAAAGGTAGTAATAGCCCTGCCAGGTGCAAACCTGCCTAATGGTATTAAAATACGCAAAGCAAAAATCAGGGGAATTGAATCCCACGGAATGATTTGTTCAGGTCAAGAGCTGGGAATAGATGAAAGTCTAATACCAGAAGACCAAAAGAATGGCATATTAGTCTTAGATGAGGATGTACCC
Above is a window of Desulfitibacter alkalitolerans DSM 16504 DNA encoding:
- the pheS gene encoding phenylalanine--tRNA ligase subunit alpha, with protein sequence MIEKLNTIKEQAFDEISGSQDMASLEKIKIKFLGKKGELTSVLRGMGQLSSEERPKVGKLANEVRDSIQAFLDEKIFDLKQRAAEDRLKEERLDVTLPGYKMGVGTIHPISLVLNEIREIFGGLGYSVAEGPEIESDYYNFEALNLPKDHPARDMQDSFYITPEVLLRTHTSPVQVRVMEKVAPKVPVRIIAPGKVYRRDDDATHSPMFHQVEGLLIDREVTLGDLKGTLLAFAKAMFGERVEIRLRPSYFPFTEPSAEVDISCVMCHGSGCRVCSGTGWLEILGSGMVHPRVLEMSGYDPEKVRGFAFGMGVERIAMLKYGINDLRLFFDNDIRFLKQFK